The following proteins are co-located in the Rhodococcus opacus B4 genome:
- a CDS encoding MerR family transcriptional regulator codes for MRSSEVAARTGVNVQTLRYYERRGLLTPPPRSPAGYRAYPADAVAVVRFVKRAQGHGFSLDEIEDLLHLAEGGPDDCNTARELAEAKLAQLAEKIADLQRMQRSLSDLVATCERPRTDRCCPLLHTLHTEGDDR; via the coding sequence ATGCGTAGCAGTGAGGTCGCCGCCCGCACCGGGGTGAATGTGCAGACGCTGCGGTACTACGAGCGCCGCGGCCTGTTGACGCCGCCGCCGCGGTCGCCGGCCGGGTATCGGGCGTATCCGGCCGACGCCGTGGCGGTGGTCCGATTCGTCAAACGGGCTCAGGGGCACGGGTTCAGCCTCGACGAGATCGAGGACCTGTTGCATCTGGCCGAGGGCGGACCGGATGACTGCAATACGGCGCGGGAACTCGCCGAGGCCAAGCTCGCTCAGCTGGCCGAGAAGATCGCCGACCTGCAACGCATGCAGCGGTCCCTCTCCGATCTCGTCGCCACGTGCGAGCGGCCACGCACCGACCGGTGCTGCCCGCTGCTGCACACCCTGCACACCGAAGGAGATGACCGATGA
- a CDS encoding ArsR/SmtB family transcription factor codes for MSKQEVSESGACCSPLAREPLTEDWAGDLARMFKALGDPVRLRLLSLIASHAGGEACVCDISATIDLSQPTISHHLKVLRAAGLLDCERRGTWVYYWVIPSALQQLSAVLLTESGPVVPSETCTSTEVPA; via the coding sequence ATGTCGAAACAAGAGGTGTCGGAGAGCGGTGCCTGCTGCTCACCCCTGGCACGCGAACCCCTGACCGAGGACTGGGCCGGGGATCTCGCCCGGATGTTCAAGGCGCTCGGTGACCCGGTCCGCCTTCGCCTGCTGTCGCTGATCGCCTCCCATGCCGGCGGCGAGGCCTGCGTGTGCGACATCTCCGCCACGATCGACCTATCCCAGCCGACGATCTCCCATCACCTGAAGGTGCTGCGCGCCGCCGGCCTGCTGGACTGCGAGCGTCGCGGCACCTGGGTGTACTACTGGGTGATCCCGTCGGCGCTGCAGCAGCTGTCCGCTGTGCTGCTGACCGAGAGCGGACCGGTCGTCCCGTCCGAGACCTGCACCTCCACGGAGGTTCCGGCATGA
- the arsB gene encoding ACR3 family arsenite efflux transporter, with product MSEETTTDHPAVVGKLSTLDRFLPVWIGVAMVGGLLLGRMIPGLGDALSAVEIDGISLPIALGLLIMMYPVLAKVRYDRLDTVTGDRKLLIGSLVLNWVLGPALMFALAWLLLPDLPEYRTGLIIVGLARCIAMVIIWNDLACGDREAAAVLVAINSVFQVIMFAVLGWFYLSVLPGWLGLEQTTIDTSPWQIAKSVLIFLGIPLLAGYLTRRFGEKAKGRTWYETKFIPKIGPWALYGLLFTIVILFALQGDRITSQPWDVVRIAVPLLAYFAIMWGGGYALGATMGLGYERTTTLAFTAAGNNFELAIAVAIATYGATSGQALAGVVGPLIEVPVLVGLVYVSLALRTRFTHSAGFTDTPASASVTKES from the coding sequence ATGAGCGAGGAAACCACCACCGATCACCCCGCCGTCGTCGGCAAACTCTCCACCCTCGACCGGTTCCTGCCGGTGTGGATCGGCGTCGCCATGGTCGGCGGACTGCTCCTCGGCCGGATGATTCCCGGGCTCGGGGACGCCCTGAGCGCCGTCGAGATCGACGGCATCTCGTTGCCGATCGCCCTCGGCCTGCTGATCATGATGTACCCGGTGCTCGCCAAGGTCCGCTACGACCGACTCGACACCGTCACCGGCGACCGCAAACTGCTCATCGGATCATTGGTGCTGAACTGGGTGCTCGGACCCGCCCTGATGTTCGCCCTGGCCTGGCTGCTGCTGCCGGATCTGCCCGAGTACCGCACCGGGCTGATCATCGTCGGCCTGGCCCGCTGCATCGCCATGGTCATCATCTGGAACGACCTCGCCTGCGGTGACCGCGAGGCCGCCGCCGTGCTGGTCGCGATCAACTCGGTGTTCCAGGTGATCATGTTCGCCGTCCTCGGCTGGTTCTACCTGTCCGTGCTGCCCGGCTGGCTCGGCCTCGAGCAGACCACCATCGACACCTCCCCGTGGCAGATCGCGAAGTCGGTGCTCATCTTCCTGGGCATCCCCCTGCTCGCCGGCTACCTCACCCGCCGCTTCGGCGAAAAAGCCAAGGGCCGCACCTGGTACGAAACCAAGTTCATCCCGAAGATCGGGCCCTGGGCGCTGTACGGCCTGCTGTTCACGATCGTGATCCTCTTCGCCCTGCAGGGCGACCGGATCACCTCCCAGCCGTGGGACGTCGTCCGGATCGCGGTCCCGCTGCTGGCGTACTTCGCGATCATGTGGGGCGGCGGCTACGCCCTCGGCGCGACCATGGGCCTCGGGTATGAGCGCACCACCACCCTGGCGTTCACCGCCGCGGGCAACAACTTCGAACTCGCCATCGCCGTCGCCATCGCCACCTACGGCGCCACTTCCGGGCAGGCCCTGGCCGGTGTCGTCGGACCGCTGATCGAGGTCCCCGTCCTCGTCGGGCTGGTCTACGTGTCCCTGGCGCTGCGCACACGGTTCACCCATTCCGCTGGTTTCACCGACACCCCCGCATCCGCATCTGTGACGAAGGAGTCCTGA
- a CDS encoding arsenate reductase ArsC, translating into MSENPLDEELRSQVHRAQPELLMPQAVLSRTAEDLAAKYTGVFSPQTVERYVFESYTALRRTARVHTHLTTLAGRFAADRLTALAQSRGAAPKDVPEVLFVCVHNAGRSQMAAALLDHHAQGRVHVRSAGSAPIHAINPTVAEAMTELGLDLGAEYPKPLTDDVVAAADVVVSMGCGDACAVYPGKRYLDWALDDPEGQPLEAVRVIRDDLDTRVRQLLRELTTVPA; encoded by the coding sequence ATGTCCGAGAACCCGCTCGATGAGGAACTGCGCTCCCAGGTCCATCGGGCGCAGCCGGAACTGTTGATGCCGCAGGCGGTCCTGTCCCGCACCGCGGAGGATCTGGCCGCCAAGTACACCGGGGTGTTCTCCCCGCAGACGGTGGAGCGGTACGTCTTCGAGTCCTACACCGCGCTGCGCCGGACCGCGAGGGTGCACACGCACCTGACCACCTTGGCGGGCCGGTTCGCCGCCGACCGGCTCACCGCCCTGGCCCAATCCCGCGGTGCGGCACCGAAGGATGTGCCGGAGGTGCTGTTCGTCTGTGTCCACAACGCCGGCCGCTCCCAGATGGCCGCCGCCCTGCTCGATCACCACGCGCAGGGGCGGGTGCATGTTCGTTCCGCCGGCTCGGCACCGATCCACGCGATCAACCCGACCGTGGCCGAGGCGATGACCGAACTCGGTCTGGACCTGGGCGCCGAGTACCCCAAGCCGCTGACCGACGACGTCGTCGCCGCCGCGGACGTGGTGGTCTCGATGGGCTGCGGCGACGCCTGCGCGGTCTACCCCGGTAAGCGATACCTGGACTGGGCCCTCGACGACCCCGAAGGCCAACCCCTCGAGGCGGTGCGGGTGATCCGCGACGATCTCGACACCCGGGTGCGACAGCTGCTGCGCGAGCTCACCACCGTCCCCGCCTGA